One window of Halorhodospira halophila genomic DNA carries:
- a CDS encoding ParA family protein, whose translation MSAAGSRVTCFLNQKGGVGKTTSSVNVAHALARAGRDVVGIDLDPQGHFAASLGLEGLDPGLDDVLFDQVPLAERLQPARERVRLVPPGPRLPEVEQMAGGRERGWLLQRAVAGLDPFPDYVVIDCPPSSGLLAINALLATDEVVMPVSCDYLALEGLAGLMRTLMRVERGLGIHTRKCVLVTRYNGQRRLPKEVLGKLKEYFPGQVLKTAVRDNVALAEAPGFGQTIFEYRPESNGAKDYRALAEDLEQHRVFEPAAEA comes from the coding sequence ATGAGCGCAGCCGGATCGCGCGTTACCTGCTTTCTGAACCAGAAGGGCGGGGTGGGCAAGACCACCTCCTCGGTGAACGTCGCCCACGCCCTGGCCCGGGCCGGGCGCGATGTGGTGGGTATCGACCTCGACCCCCAGGGCCACTTCGCCGCCAGCCTGGGGCTTGAGGGCCTCGATCCGGGGCTCGATGACGTCCTCTTCGATCAGGTGCCGCTGGCCGAGCGCCTGCAGCCCGCCCGGGAGAGGGTCCGTCTGGTGCCGCCGGGGCCGCGTCTGCCCGAGGTGGAGCAGATGGCCGGTGGGCGCGAGCGCGGCTGGCTGCTGCAGCGGGCCGTGGCGGGGCTCGACCCGTTCCCGGACTACGTGGTCATCGACTGCCCGCCCTCGTCGGGACTGCTGGCGATCAACGCGCTGCTCGCTACCGACGAGGTGGTGATGCCGGTCTCCTGCGACTACCTGGCCCTGGAGGGGTTGGCTGGGCTCATGCGCACCCTGATGCGGGTCGAGCGGGGGTTGGGTATCCACACCCGCAAGTGCGTCCTGGTGACCCGCTACAACGGTCAGCGCCGCCTGCCCAAGGAGGTACTCGGCAAGCTCAAGGAGTACTTCCCGGGCCAGGTCCTGAAGACGGCGGTGCGCGACAACGTCGCCCTGGCCGAGGCACCCGGGTTCGGGCAGACGATCTTCGAGTACCGCCCCGAGAGCAACGGGGCGAAGGATTACCGGGCGTTGGCCGAGGACCTGGAGCAACACCGGGTCTTTGAGCCGGCGGCCGAAGCGTAG